In Ignavibacteria bacterium, the DNA window TAAAAGAGGGCTTTTCAAATATCCGTATCGGCATGTTCCTCGAAATAGCTACAACTATTGGAGCAATTTTCGGGGCATTCATAGCCACAGGCGTCTCAACGGGTGTTATTGCCGTAATCTTCGGAATAGTGCTTATTTATTCCGCAATCACTTCACTCAGTAAATACAGCATTAAAACCGCTGAGGTGCTTCCTGACAAGCTGGCCGCCAGGCTGAGTTTAAACGGAAGCTATCCCGTTAAGGGCGAGGAGGTATACTATAATGTGTATAATGTTCCAGGGGGATTTGGAATGATGTTTATTGCAGGCACACTCTCGGGGCTCTTGGGCATAGGCTCAGGCGCGGCAAAGGTTATTGCCATGGATAAGATAATGCACATCCCCTTTAAGGTATCCACCACCACGAGCAATTTTATGATAGGCGTTACTGCAGCCGCAAGCGCCGGGGTGTATTTACGCAGAGGTTATATCGACCCCGGCCTTGCCATGCCTGTTATGCTTGGAGTGCTCCTCGGGTCTGTTTTGGGAGCCGGGATTCTTGTTCGGGTAAGAACAAAATGGCTGAGGACTCTTTTCAGCGTTG includes these proteins:
- a CDS encoding sulfite exporter TauE/SafE family protein, which encodes KEGFSNIRIGMFLEIATTIGAIFGAFIATGVSTGVIAVIFGIVLIYSAITSLSKYSIKTAEVLPDKLAARLSLNGSYPVKGEEVYYNVYNVPGGFGMMFIAGTLSGLLGIGSGAAKVIAMDKIMHIPFKVSTTTSNFMIGVTAAASAGVYLRRGYIDPGLAMPVMLGVLLGSVLGAGILVRVRTKWLRTLFSVVVFVLALEMIYNGIAGKL